A stretch of the Marivirga tractuosa DSM 4126 genome encodes the following:
- a CDS encoding diacylglycerol/lipid kinase family protein: protein MQPKKLLFIINPKSGNNDKSTLEKQISRVCDKNKKEYALFYTTGENDKEKIEEKQDEYQADTLVACGGDGTVNMIAQLLLNSPAQLGIIPLGSANGLAYELDIEEDVEESLELLMIGNSISMDVIQINDEFICLHLSDLGFNAKMIKDFEESGERGMLSYAKSFFGSLMEKKTNEFRIEFNGSEKTVKAEMIVMANASSYGTGAVINPESKLDDGTFELVIFKPIPLKDLLSLTLESFLGDIKSSPYVEIYKVEKAKIYCKEAELLQIDGELKGVNQEIKAEILQGALRVISQK from the coding sequence ATGCAACCCAAAAAGCTTCTTTTCATCATCAACCCTAAGTCAGGTAATAATGATAAATCCACTTTGGAAAAGCAAATCTCTAGAGTCTGTGATAAAAATAAGAAGGAATATGCTCTTTTCTATACCACAGGCGAAAATGATAAGGAAAAAATAGAAGAAAAACAGGATGAATATCAAGCGGATACGCTGGTAGCCTGCGGTGGAGACGGAACTGTAAATATGATTGCACAGCTTTTGTTAAATTCTCCAGCACAATTGGGGATTATACCTTTAGGCTCAGCCAATGGATTGGCCTATGAATTGGATATAGAAGAGGATGTTGAAGAAAGCTTAGAATTACTGATGATAGGAAATTCGATTTCAATGGATGTAATTCAAATTAATGATGAATTCATCTGTCTTCATTTAAGTGATCTGGGTTTTAACGCTAAAATGATTAAAGATTTTGAAGAAAGTGGTGAAAGAGGAATGCTCTCATATGCCAAATCATTTTTTGGATCTTTGATGGAGAAAAAGACTAACGAATTTAGAATTGAATTTAACGGCTCAGAAAAAACGGTAAAGGCGGAAATGATCGTGATGGCAAATGCTTCCAGTTATGGTACCGGTGCTGTGATTAATCCTGAAAGCAAATTAGATGATGGCACTTTTGAGCTAGTTATTTTCAAACCTATTCCGCTAAAAGATTTACTTTCCTTAACCTTAGAATCCTTTTTAGGAGATATTAAAAGTTCTCCCTACGTTGAAATTTATAAAGTTGAAAAAGCGAAGATTTACTGTAAGGAAGCAGAATTATTGCAGATTGATGGTGAGCTTAAAGGCGTAAATCAAGAAATTAAAGCCGAGATTCTTCAAGGAGCACTCAGGGTAATTTCACAGAAATGA
- a CDS encoding App1 family protein — MGYGNQNLIYLKGGVLENRPEFYSKATDKRRKNFRIMLSRYLSSPIPEMKVLITLGEEKFTTQTDDYGYFSAWIEPKQAFRAGWHQVTFSINDENEEICRVQGEFLIIGDKAEFGTISDIDDTILVSHATQLFKKFRLIMTKNAKTRLPFEGVAEFYKKLKGAENPFFYVSSSEWNLYEFLQDFFKVRNIPKGPFLLQEYKSGLRDLLFTGGGSHQHKQDKIKRLMTLLPNLKFILIGDSGQRDTEIYRQALHEFPNRILAVYIRKIGKKDDFDEKTTQEFKEKGVPLLLIENTEEAVAHAKKVGLVKD, encoded by the coding sequence ATGGGCTATGGAAATCAAAATCTGATTTACCTTAAAGGCGGAGTGCTTGAAAACAGGCCTGAATTTTATTCTAAAGCTACCGATAAGAGAAGAAAGAATTTCAGAATCATGTTATCGCGTTATTTAAGCTCTCCAATTCCTGAAATGAAAGTACTTATTACTTTAGGAGAAGAAAAATTCACAACTCAAACGGATGATTACGGCTATTTCAGCGCATGGATTGAACCTAAACAGGCTTTTAGAGCTGGTTGGCATCAGGTGACATTCAGTATAAATGATGAGAATGAAGAAATATGTCGAGTTCAGGGTGAGTTTTTGATTATTGGAGATAAAGCTGAATTTGGCACAATTTCAGATATAGATGATACCATCTTAGTATCCCATGCCACTCAGCTTTTCAAGAAATTTCGTCTCATCATGACTAAAAATGCTAAGACAAGGCTACCTTTTGAAGGCGTAGCTGAATTTTATAAAAAATTAAAAGGCGCAGAAAACCCTTTTTTCTATGTAAGTAGCAGTGAATGGAATCTATATGAATTCCTACAGGATTTTTTCAAAGTTAGAAATATTCCGAAAGGTCCCTTTCTTTTACAAGAGTATAAATCTGGATTGCGAGATTTGCTTTTTACAGGAGGAGGTAGTCACCAACATAAGCAAGATAAAATTAAAAGACTAATGACACTCTTACCCAATCTTAAATTCATATTGATTGGAGACAGCGGGCAAAGAGATACCGAAATTTATAGACAAGCATTGCACGAATTTCCGAATAGAATTTTAGCAGTTTACATCCGTAAAATTGGAAAGAAGGATGATTTTGATGAAAAAACCACTCAGGAATTTAAGGAAAAAGGAGTGCCTTTGTTGCTTATAGAAAACACCGAAGAGGCAGTAGCACATGCTAAGAAAGTCGGTCTAGTTAAGGATTGA
- a CDS encoding peroxiredoxin: MGLRIGDTAPNFQADTTEGKIDFHEWLGDSWGILYSHPADFTPVCTTEIGRTAQLKDEFAKRNTKVAVVSVDDVKSHNEWKKDVNETQNTTVEFPIIGDENRVVANLYDMIHENASATATVRSVFFIGPDKKIKASITYPASTGRNFAEILRVIDSLQLTAKHQVATPADWKFGEDVIITPAVKDEEIAAKFPKGHTIIKPYLRTTPQPE; encoded by the coding sequence ATGGGACTTAGAATAGGAGATACCGCACCGAATTTTCAAGCGGATACTACAGAAGGAAAAATTGATTTTCATGAATGGTTAGGTGATAGCTGGGGGATATTATATTCTCACCCAGCAGATTTTACACCTGTTTGTACTACAGAAATTGGAAGGACAGCACAATTAAAAGATGAGTTTGCAAAACGTAATACGAAAGTGGCTGTGGTTAGTGTGGATGATGTAAAATCACATAATGAGTGGAAAAAGGATGTAAATGAAACTCAAAATACGACCGTAGAATTTCCAATTATAGGAGATGAAAATAGAGTAGTCGCCAATCTTTATGATATGATTCATGAAAATGCCTCAGCGACTGCTACCGTTCGTTCCGTGTTTTTCATCGGGCCAGATAAAAAAATAAAAGCAAGTATCACTTATCCGGCCAGTACAGGAAGGAATTTTGCTGAGATTTTAAGAGTGATCGATTCGTTGCAGTTAACTGCAAAGCATCAAGTGGCAACTCCTGCTGATTGGAAGTTTGGTGAAGATGTTATCATTACTCCTGCAGTAAAAGATGAAGAAATAGCAGCCAAATTTCCAAAAGGTCATACCATAATTAAACCATATTTAAGAACTACGCCCCAGCCAGAATAA
- a CDS encoding chloride channel protein yields MKFKGLLLKFLIWRVKHVSTTNFVIITSGIIGIIAGLAAVTLKESVHVLQNFLTRDFQQEFGNYLYLSYPLIGIVLTLLLSKYILKEKLGHGITDILYSISKKSSIVKRTKTFSRMLTSTLTVGFGGSVGLEAPIVVTGSAIGSNIGRLVHLNYKQRTLLIGCGSAGAISAIFNSPIAGVIFSIEVILAEVTISSFIPLLIASVCGALVSLTLLGDDVLFSFNLTDEFIASDTPFYIFLGIFTGLVALYFTRVVGKVEGMIKNVKGDLNRAILGGVSLGFLIFLLPPLYGEGYDTITKLLEGNAQDILNNSLFFDDIESFFLIVLFAAGIILVKPVATALTIGSGGSGGIFAPSLFLGGVTGFLFAYLINKTGITAPISLSNFTLVGMSGVMSGVLHAPLTAIFLIAEITSGYTLFVPLMIVSAISYSTISYFEKFSIYTKPLVEKGDLIYHDKDRQVLSLIDLKKVIETDLLTIDPDATLGELVDLVRFSKRNIFPVVNQERELMGIVTLDDIREIMFDEESRKNIIVNTLMHSPPTFVTGKENMRSVMMKFEKTGAWNLPVLEEGKYEGFVSKSRIFNAYRKKLIRQQIE; encoded by the coding sequence ATGAAATTTAAAGGCCTCTTGCTTAAGTTTCTTATTTGGCGTGTTAAGCATGTCAGCACCACTAATTTTGTAATCATTACTAGTGGGATTATTGGCATTATAGCTGGCTTGGCTGCTGTAACGCTTAAGGAAAGCGTACATGTGCTTCAAAATTTTTTAACTCGAGACTTTCAGCAGGAATTTGGGAATTACTTATATCTCAGTTATCCACTCATTGGCATTGTACTTACACTCCTTCTATCTAAATATATTTTAAAGGAAAAATTGGGGCACGGTATAACTGATATTTTGTATTCCATTTCCAAAAAGTCAAGTATTGTGAAGCGCACTAAAACTTTTTCGAGAATGCTTACCAGTACGCTTACTGTTGGTTTTGGCGGATCAGTTGGGCTAGAGGCACCTATTGTGGTGACTGGTTCAGCCATTGGTTCAAATATAGGACGACTAGTTCACCTAAATTATAAACAGAGAACATTACTAATTGGATGTGGATCAGCTGGTGCAATTTCAGCTATATTTAATTCGCCCATAGCAGGTGTGATTTTTAGTATTGAAGTAATATTAGCGGAAGTCACCATAAGTTCTTTCATTCCACTTTTGATAGCCTCAGTATGTGGAGCATTGGTTTCCTTGACTCTACTAGGAGATGATGTCCTTTTTTCTTTTAACCTAACGGATGAATTTATTGCTTCCGACACTCCTTTCTACATTTTCTTAGGAATTTTTACAGGCTTGGTTGCTTTGTATTTTACTAGAGTTGTCGGAAAAGTAGAAGGAATGATAAAAAATGTGAAAGGTGATTTAAACCGAGCAATTTTAGGTGGTGTATCCTTAGGCTTTTTAATATTCCTGTTACCGCCTTTATATGGAGAGGGCTATGATACGATTACCAAATTACTGGAGGGAAATGCACAAGACATCTTAAATAACAGCTTGTTTTTTGATGATATTGAGTCATTCTTTTTAATAGTGCTCTTTGCTGCAGGTATTATACTAGTAAAACCTGTAGCAACTGCTTTAACTATAGGTTCTGGCGGTAGTGGTGGAATCTTCGCTCCTTCTTTGTTTTTAGGTGGCGTTACAGGATTCTTATTTGCATATTTGATCAATAAGACGGGAATTACGGCTCCTATTAGCCTTAGTAATTTTACTCTGGTCGGGATGAGTGGTGTTATGAGCGGAGTTTTGCATGCACCGCTCACCGCTATTTTCTTAATAGCAGAGATCACCAGTGGTTATACCCTTTTTGTTCCTTTAATGATCGTATCAGCCATTTCTTATAGCACTATATCTTATTTTGAAAAGTTCTCTATCTACACTAAGCCATTGGTGGAGAAGGGAGATTTGATTTATCATGATAAAGATCGACAAGTATTAAGTTTAATAGACTTGAAAAAAGTAATAGAAACAGATTTACTAACAATTGATCCTGATGCTACCCTAGGAGAGCTGGTCGACTTGGTTAGGTTCTCAAAACGTAATATTTTTCCTGTTGTAAATCAAGAACGTGAATTGATGGGGATAGTGACCTTGGATGATATTCGAGAGATCATGTTTGATGAGGAATCCCGAAAAAATATTATTGTAAACACACTGATGCACAGTCCGCCAACCTTCGTTACTGGCAAAGAAAACATGCGCTCTGTCATGATGAAGTTTGAAAAAACTGGAGCATGGAACTTGCCAGTGCTAGAAGAGGGTAAATATGAAGGATTTGTTTCCAAGTCTAGAATATTCAATGCCTATCGCAAAAAACTGATCAGGCAGCAGATCGAATAA
- a CDS encoding S41 family peptidase has protein sequence MKQKHILILLIISLGFSSCERLFMKEETEPENAVIFDHLWETVDEKYSFFIDKSIDWDSARDVFRPKAVKARNSIELFNVLADMLFILKDGHVNISAGIDLSRNWDWFLKYPSNFNFDVIERNYLVPSKDYQISGPIHNTIIDSVGYMYYESFSDNVSTSLMDYLVFKFLINEREGSFELNSLKGPVAGLIIDVRNNGGGSISNAFTIANRFADEKIKVADWFYKIGPEHDEFSQAEEKFLEFEGDEEYKFDKPIVVLVNRSSYSSANFFASMMSFLPNVTIMGDQTGGGGGLPINNELPNGWRYRFSSTRTLDANGNNIEFGVKPEIAVELDSADLAGGKDRMIEEAINFIKDQ, from the coding sequence ATGAAACAAAAACATATTCTCATATTACTGATCATATCTCTAGGTTTTTCTTCTTGTGAAAGACTTTTTATGAAAGAGGAAACAGAACCAGAGAATGCCGTGATTTTTGATCATTTATGGGAAACTGTAGATGAAAAATACTCCTTTTTCATAGATAAGAGTATTGATTGGGATTCCGCCAGAGATGTTTTTAGACCAAAAGCCGTAAAAGCAAGGAATAGCATAGAGCTATTTAATGTGCTGGCTGACATGTTGTTTATACTGAAAGACGGGCATGTCAATATATCAGCAGGAATTGACTTATCAAGAAATTGGGATTGGTTTTTAAAGTATCCTTCGAATTTTAATTTTGATGTGATTGAAAGAAACTATTTAGTACCAAGTAAAGATTATCAAATATCGGGTCCGATCCATAATACTATCATCGACTCGGTTGGTTATATGTATTATGAAAGCTTTTCTGATAATGTAAGTACCTCCTTAATGGATTATTTAGTATTTAAATTTTTAATCAATGAGCGGGAAGGAAGTTTTGAACTCAATAGTTTAAAAGGACCGGTGGCAGGCTTAATAATTGATGTGAGAAATAATGGCGGTGGCAGTATCAGTAATGCCTTTACAATAGCCAATCGATTTGCAGATGAAAAAATAAAAGTTGCCGATTGGTTTTATAAAATAGGTCCAGAACATGACGAATTTTCCCAAGCGGAAGAAAAGTTCCTTGAATTTGAAGGTGATGAGGAGTATAAATTTGATAAGCCAATTGTAGTTTTGGTGAATAGAAGCAGTTATAGTTCGGCAAATTTCTTTGCTAGTATGATGAGCTTCTTACCAAATGTCACAATTATGGGTGACCAAACTGGTGGTGGTGGCGGTCTACCTATCAACAATGAACTACCAAATGGTTGGCGATACAGGTTTTCTTCTACTCGAACTTTAGATGCAAATGGAAACAACATTGAATTTGGTGTAAAACCTGAAATAGCAGTAGAATTAGATTCCGCTGACTTGGCTGGAGGAAAAGACAGAATGATTGAAGAAGCAATTAATTTTATTAAAGATCAATAA
- the lysA gene encoding diaminopimelate decarboxylase, whose product MENTVLTSLAKKYGTPLYVYDADKIASQIKRLNDAFSGINLKLKYATKALSNVSVLKWMKKHGTGLDVVSIQEAYLGLKAGFEPKDILYTPNCVSIDEIIEAVDLGLMINIDNISILEQFGHRYHDTVPVCIRLNPHIMAGGNSKISTGHIDSKFGISILQMRHLLRVIENYNINVVGLHIHTGSDILDSEVFLRGTEIIFEAAEDFPNIDFIDFGSGFKVAYKEGDVTTDIEELGKEVSKRFKAFCKSRGKDLELWFEPGKFLVSEAGYFLSKVNVIKTTPATVFVGLDTGMNHLLRPMMYDAYHHIENISNPSDTQRVYTVVGYICETDTFGTDRRLSEVKQGDIIAIKNAGAYGFSMASNYNSRYRPAEVLVHEGKDQLVRKRESLDDLLRNQVIVDFE is encoded by the coding sequence GTGGAGAATACAGTTTTAACATCACTTGCCAAAAAATACGGCACCCCTTTATATGTTTATGATGCAGACAAAATTGCATCTCAAATTAAGAGACTTAATGATGCCTTTTCAGGTATTAATTTAAAGCTTAAATATGCTACCAAGGCCTTAAGTAATGTTTCTGTGTTGAAATGGATGAAGAAACATGGTACTGGATTAGATGTTGTTTCTATTCAAGAGGCTTATTTGGGACTAAAAGCTGGTTTCGAGCCTAAAGATATATTGTACACACCTAATTGTGTTTCCATAGATGAAATTATAGAGGCTGTGGATTTAGGATTGATGATTAACATCGACAATATTTCCATTTTAGAGCAATTTGGTCATCGATACCACGATACAGTTCCGGTTTGCATTCGGTTGAACCCTCATATCATGGCAGGTGGAAATTCTAAAATCTCTACTGGTCACATTGATTCAAAATTTGGTATCTCCATATTGCAAATGCGTCATTTGTTGAGAGTTATTGAAAACTACAATATCAATGTTGTGGGATTACACATTCATACAGGTTCTGACATTTTAGATTCTGAAGTTTTTTTAAGAGGCACAGAAATTATTTTTGAAGCAGCTGAAGATTTCCCTAATATAGATTTCATAGATTTTGGTAGTGGCTTTAAAGTAGCCTATAAAGAAGGCGATGTCACTACAGACATAGAAGAACTTGGGAAAGAAGTAAGCAAGAGGTTTAAGGCATTCTGCAAAAGTAGAGGAAAAGATCTAGAACTATGGTTCGAACCAGGGAAGTTTCTGGTTTCAGAAGCAGGATATTTTCTATCTAAAGTAAATGTGATAAAAACCACACCTGCTACTGTCTTTGTTGGGTTAGATACAGGAATGAACCATTTATTGCGCCCCATGATGTATGATGCTTACCATCATATCGAAAACATCTCAAATCCATCGGATACACAGCGGGTTTATACGGTAGTGGGCTATATTTGTGAAACCGATACTTTTGGAACAGACAGAAGACTATCAGAAGTTAAACAAGGCGATATAATAGCCATCAAAAATGCTGGTGCTTATGGCTTTTCAATGGCTTCTAACTATAATTCTCGATATAGACCGGCAGAAGTTTTAGTACATGAGGGTAAAGACCAACTCGTTCGGAAAAGAGAGTCTTTAGATGACCTATTAAGAAACCAAGTAATTGTTGACTTTGAATAA
- a CDS encoding cation:proton antiporter domain-containing protein has translation MILAASVDIPILSDIVVILGLSIFVILLFRKLKVPPIIGFLITGIIAGPYGFQLIDATEGVKVFAEIGVILLLFIIGIEFSIKSLISIKRAVFIGGTVQVVGTILLVMLIALNTGFDLSAAIFLGFLFSLSSTAIVLKIIQDKGETTTPHGKTILAILIFQDIIVVPMMLFTPLLAGESQNIWMEILMMVLKAALLIAFVLVSARYIVPWLFYQIAKTRSKELFILVIVLICFSIAWLSSALGLSLALGAFLAGLIVSESEYSHQAASNILPFHELFTSFFFVSIGMLLDIFFVADHFLIIIGLMVATVIGKSLIATLAGAFLGYPGRTSYRIGFSIFQVGEFAFILSTVGITYAVISDLTYQYFLSVSLFTMGITPFMMSISPKLADKLAASRLASAIGNKTQRMFFSFPEAPEEGAEIPEEELDKHIVIIGFGLNGQNVAKAAKSAGIPYVICEMNPDTIKKYKALGEPIHYGDAIQPEVLKGLGVYKAKVVVIAISDPLATKRIVTQIRTISNTIHIIVRTRFIAETEENLRLGADEVIPEEFETSVEIFTRVLNQYFIPQKKIKEFVRNVRADNYEMLRGVLKRSPMQKLTEEFPNLTTACYEIEKDHNEITDKPIAETNIRHKFGVTVIGLKREGDLTTQIGPETTPKKGDTIFVFGKPEDLEQFYDKISI, from the coding sequence ATGATTTTAGCTGCCAGTGTAGATATTCCTATTTTAAGTGACATCGTAGTCATTTTAGGACTTTCTATTTTTGTAATTCTTCTCTTCCGAAAACTAAAAGTGCCGCCAATCATCGGGTTCTTAATCACGGGTATAATAGCTGGGCCTTATGGCTTCCAGTTGATTGATGCCACGGAAGGCGTAAAAGTATTTGCAGAAATAGGTGTAATCCTCTTGTTATTTATTATTGGAATTGAGTTTTCTATCAAAAGCTTAATCTCCATCAAACGTGCCGTATTCATAGGCGGAACAGTGCAAGTGGTGGGTACTATTTTGCTGGTAATGCTTATTGCACTCAATACAGGATTTGATTTGAGTGCCGCTATTTTTCTTGGCTTTCTTTTCTCACTGAGTAGTACGGCTATTGTACTCAAAATCATTCAAGATAAAGGAGAAACTACTACTCCACATGGGAAAACCATTTTGGCTATATTGATTTTCCAGGATATCATAGTAGTCCCAATGATGTTATTTACTCCCCTTTTGGCTGGGGAATCTCAAAACATCTGGATGGAAATCCTCATGATGGTGCTAAAGGCAGCATTACTAATTGCATTCGTTTTAGTAAGTGCAAGATATATCGTGCCATGGCTGTTTTATCAAATTGCTAAAACCAGAAGTAAGGAGCTGTTCATACTCGTAATCGTATTAATCTGTTTTTCCATAGCATGGCTGAGTTCTGCTTTAGGACTATCTCTTGCACTCGGTGCCTTCTTAGCTGGACTTATTGTATCTGAATCAGAATATAGTCACCAGGCAGCAAGCAATATCTTACCTTTTCATGAGCTATTCACCTCCTTCTTTTTTGTGTCAATAGGGATGCTTTTGGATATCTTTTTTGTAGCAGATCATTTCCTCATCATAATTGGATTGATGGTAGCTACCGTAATTGGAAAGTCATTAATTGCTACACTCGCTGGAGCTTTTTTAGGGTATCCAGGGAGAACTTCCTACAGAATTGGCTTTTCAATCTTTCAAGTAGGTGAATTTGCATTCATTTTATCCACAGTAGGAATTACATATGCTGTAATTTCAGATTTGACCTATCAATATTTCTTATCAGTTTCACTTTTCACCATGGGAATTACTCCCTTTATGATGAGTATTTCTCCAAAATTGGCAGATAAGTTAGCCGCTAGTAGATTGGCTTCTGCAATTGGTAATAAGACACAAAGAATGTTCTTCTCTTTTCCCGAAGCCCCTGAAGAAGGTGCTGAAATACCAGAGGAAGAGCTAGATAAACATATTGTGATTATAGGATTTGGACTGAATGGTCAGAACGTGGCTAAAGCAGCTAAAAGTGCAGGCATTCCTTATGTCATTTGTGAAATGAATCCTGATACGATCAAAAAATATAAAGCATTGGGAGAACCGATTCACTACGGAGATGCTATTCAGCCTGAAGTTTTAAAAGGTCTTGGCGTTTATAAAGCAAAAGTAGTGGTTATTGCTATTTCAGATCCCCTGGCAACTAAGAGAATTGTCACTCAAATCAGAACGATTAGCAATACTATTCATATAATAGTGAGAACTAGATTCATAGCTGAAACCGAAGAGAATCTTCGCTTAGGAGCAGATGAAGTTATACCAGAGGAATTTGAAACTTCGGTTGAAATTTTCACCAGGGTGTTGAATCAATATTTTATCCCCCAGAAAAAAATCAAAGAGTTTGTCCGTAATGTACGAGCAGATAATTATGAAATGCTCAGAGGTGTTCTCAAAAGGAGTCCAATGCAAAAACTGACGGAGGAATTTCCAAATTTAACGACCGCTTGCTATGAAATTGAAAAAGACCACAATGAAATCACCGATAAACCGATAGCAGAAACTAACATTCGCCATAAATTCGGTGTTACAGTGATAGGTTTGAAAAGAGAGGGTGATTTAACTACCCAAATTGGACCGGAAACCACTCCAAAAAAAGGAGATACCATTTTTGTATTTGGTAAACCCGAAGATTTGGAACAATTTTACGATAAAATCAGCATTTGA
- a CDS encoding TonB-dependent receptor — translation MRKIIITTILSMTIFIGFGQDENTEAELSQNVRGTIVDKVTQSPLPGASIKIIDSDPLIGTTTNVNGQFLLKDIAIGRISLKVSYIGYESIFINQLQVTSGKEVVLDLELQESIEQLSEVTVKAKQNPQNASNDLALVSARGFDMEETNRYAGARNDPARMAQNFAGVSGANDSRNDIIIRGNSPSGVLWRLEGIDIPNPNHFGALGTTGGPVSILNNNLLAKSDFMTSAFPAEYGNATAGVFDLKMRKGNSFKREHIFQVGFNGFELGTEGPIGKEGGASYLLNYRYSTLALMDDVGLSPGTGNAVPFYQDFSAKVDVPTEKLGKFSLFAIAGKSNIDLLGSETDSTETDLYSEVSQNIYNSAKMGVVGLSNTQYYNEDAYGIISLSADYTYTGNIVDSLSTENRNPQPFYRSNYGLTKYRAQYHFHQKINAKNNYVAGFNYDVLSFNLQDSIYRAASDDFRELRDEQGVSGLAQGFFQWQLRLSEKLEATAGLHYQYFAFNGAQQLEPRLGVNYQMNNRNSLKLGYGLHSQLQAMPIYFLESERNGDKIRTNENLDFTKSHHFVAGFNHQFNKNFKLRTEAYYQHLYDVAVERNSSSFSMLNAGADFGVPDVDSLVNTGIGHNYGLELTLEKSFSNNYYFLVTASIFESKYQGSDEEWRNTAFNSEYVFNGLFGREFELGSKNRVLALDIKSTYAGGQYVTPIDLAASRQAKEAVYDTKNAYSMKNPDYFRTDFKISFRMNSKQLTHEWALDIQNVFNTQNLFRRIYNPVTEEIVRNNQLGIYPIPQYRLTF, via the coding sequence ATGAGAAAAATAATTATCACCACGATATTATCCATGACCATATTCATTGGATTTGGTCAAGATGAAAATACAGAAGCAGAACTTTCGCAAAATGTAAGGGGAACCATTGTCGATAAGGTGACTCAATCCCCGCTACCGGGCGCTAGTATCAAAATTATTGATAGTGATCCACTGATTGGTACCACCACAAATGTAAATGGTCAATTTTTGCTTAAAGATATTGCTATTGGGAGAATTAGCCTAAAAGTATCCTACATCGGATATGAAAGCATTTTTATCAATCAGCTGCAAGTTACCAGCGGAAAGGAAGTTGTATTAGATTTAGAATTGCAAGAAAGCATTGAGCAATTGTCAGAAGTAACGGTTAAGGCTAAGCAAAACCCTCAGAATGCTTCTAACGATTTGGCTTTAGTAAGTGCCAGAGGATTTGATATGGAGGAAACCAACCGTTATGCAGGGGCAAGAAATGACCCTGCGCGGATGGCGCAAAACTTTGCGGGTGTTAGCGGAGCCAATGATTCTAGAAACGATATCATCATCAGGGGAAATTCTCCAAGTGGTGTTCTGTGGAGATTAGAAGGAATCGACATTCCTAATCCCAATCACTTTGGTGCTTTGGGAACTACAGGCGGACCTGTCAGTATTCTTAATAATAACCTTTTAGCGAAAAGTGATTTTATGACTAGTGCATTTCCAGCGGAATATGGAAATGCCACGGCTGGTGTATTTGACTTGAAAATGAGAAAAGGTAATTCATTTAAGCGAGAACATATTTTTCAGGTAGGTTTTAACGGCTTCGAATTGGGAACAGAAGGCCCCATCGGAAAAGAAGGCGGAGCATCTTATTTATTAAATTACAGATATTCCACCTTAGCTTTGATGGATGATGTTGGTTTATCGCCCGGAACTGGAAATGCAGTCCCATTTTATCAGGATTTTTCTGCCAAAGTAGATGTGCCAACCGAAAAACTGGGAAAATTTAGCTTGTTCGCTATCGCAGGTAAAAGTAATATTGATTTGCTAGGATCGGAAACCGACTCTACAGAAACTGATTTGTATTCTGAAGTATCTCAAAATATATATAATTCTGCTAAAATGGGAGTAGTAGGACTTTCCAATACGCAATATTATAATGAAGATGCATACGGAATCATCAGCCTTTCTGCTGACTACACTTATACTGGCAATATTGTGGATTCATTAAGTACTGAGAATAGAAATCCGCAGCCGTTTTACAGAAGTAATTATGGATTGACCAAATACAGAGCGCAGTATCATTTTCATCAGAAGATTAATGCAAAAAACAACTACGTGGCAGGTTTCAACTATGATGTTTTATCTTTCAACTTACAAGATAGTATTTATAGAGCCGCGAGCGATGATTTCAGAGAACTGAGAGATGAACAAGGTGTTTCGGGACTAGCTCAAGGATTTTTTCAATGGCAGTTAAGGCTAAGCGAAAAACTGGAAGCAACAGCCGGATTACACTATCAATATTTTGCTTTTAATGGCGCTCAACAACTGGAGCCACGATTAGGGGTGAACTATCAAATGAACAACCGCAATAGCTTGAAACTGGGTTATGGTTTACATAGTCAACTTCAAGCGATGCCGATTTATTTCCTTGAATCGGAAAGGAACGGAGATAAAATCAGAACAAATGAAAATTTAGATTTCACAAAATCACATCATTTTGTTGCAGGCTTCAATCATCAGTTTAATAAGAATTTCAAATTGAGAACGGAAGCTTATTATCAGCATCTCTATGACGTGGCAGTGGAAAGAAATAGCAGTTCTTTTTCAATGCTAAATGCAGGAGCAGATTTTGGCGTTCCTGATGTGGATAGCTTAGTCAATACTGGAATAGGTCACAATTATGGGTTAGAATTGACCTTGGAAAAAAGCTTTAGTAATAATTACTATTTCTTAGTTACCGCATCAATTTTTGAGTCAAAATATCAAGGAAGTGATGAGGAATGGAGAAATACAGCCTTTAATAGTGAGTACGTATTCAATGGATTATTTGGAAGAGAATTTGAATTGGGTTCTAAGAACCGGGTGTTGGCATTGGATATTAAAAGTACTTATGCAGGCGGACAATATGTAACGCCTATTGATTTAGCAGCTTCAAGACAAGCAAAAGAGGCTGTTTATGATACTAAAAATGCCTATTCGATGAAAAATCCGGACTATTTCAGAACTGATTTTAAAATTAGTTTCAGAATGAATAGTAAACAATTGACCCATGAATGGGCGCTGGATATTCAAAATGTATTCAATACGCAAAATCTATTCAGAAGAATCTATAATCCTGTAACGGAAGAAATAGTAAGAAATAACCAATTAGGAATCTACCCAATTCCGCAATATAGGTTAACTTTTTAA